The following proteins come from a genomic window of Daphnia carinata strain CSIRO-1 chromosome 8, CSIRO_AGI_Dcar_HiC_V3, whole genome shotgun sequence:
- the LOC130688091 gene encoding nucleolar protein 12-like, whose amino-acid sequence MACKNQKNNVVNSKHVKQKGGNYKPKNRLTKVNLIFDEKARKEYLTGFRKRKAERRKKFNENLKKEIKSERKRLQTELREDIKKSASNRRIPEIEHLIEDVAHVYELPEHTIKIEPILDSQIRNENIFLGKNEASLEASDPEIRQTLLDKKKKTKDLNRQMNKKLLKTKAFKRQTQMVRDKSRKRGKHLKNKK is encoded by the exons ATGGCGTGtaaaaaccagaaaaacaaTGTTGTGAACAGTAAACATGttaaacaaaaagggggaaacTACAAACCGAAAAATCGACTTACTAAAGTGAACTTAATATTTGACGAAAAAGCCCGAAA GGAATATCTTACAGGATttagaaaaaggaaagctgAAAGacggaaaaaatttaatgaaaaccttaaaaaggaaattaagtCAGAAAGGAAACGACTTCAAACTGAACTACGTGAAGATATTAAAAAATCTGCCTCCAACAGGCGAATCCCTGAGATTGAACACCTAATTGAAGATGTAGCTCATGTTTATGAGCTCCCAGAGCATACTATAAAAATAGAACCCATATTGGATTCACAAATCCGAAATGAGAATATTTTTCTAGGAAAAAATGAG GCCTCACTAGAAGCATCTGATCCAGAAATTCGTCAGACTCTGCttgacaaaaagaagaaaaccaagGATTTGAATAGACAAATGAATAAGAAGCTTCTGAAGACTAAAGCCTTCAAGCGACAGACTCAAATGGTTAGGGATAAATCTAGAAAGAGgggcaaacatttaaaaaacaaaaaataa